acttgagcttttaattcaattttttcagattGCGTAGAGTGCATGGCATGTTCGGATAACGTGATTAGAGCTGGACTTACACCAAAACCGAAAGATGTCGAAACATTGATCAAAGTACTTTCGTTAGAATCGTCCGTCCAAAAGATTCAACCCTTACAGGAAGATATGTTCACCCAAGTTTTTTATCCGCCAGTTTCGGAATTTGCAGTTGCCAAGATCAATGTGAgaattatatattcaatattaatgaCCATAAATAATCGTATTTTGTtgtattcaattatatttatgaacatGTATAtctatcttgaatattttacagGTACCAAAAAAACGACCATTTCATACTTTAAAACCAAGAATTTCTGCCAGTATTCTTTTAATAGTCGAGGGTAAAGCAAAAATATCTTCTAAGATTTTTGCCCATGGTTCCGTTTTGTTCATTCCCGCCAATGATGTATTGAAAGTAGAAGTTGCATCTTCTAACTCTGTGCTGATGTTTCAAGCATTTGCAAATATCTAAAGACGCAGAATTTACAATCAATATTGATAATGTTTGTAAAGTACAAATAATATAGCTAATCTTTTATAAAGCgattgttatatgtatataaaactttttgtatGTATAATGATGTTgagtttttcaattattaatatatacgaCTTTTTTCGGGAATATATGAAGAACATTATCTTGAGGAGCATAATTCTAAACTTTTTAtcattcaaagaattttttatacagtaAATGTATCATAAGGGACATGATTCGATAAAgtttataaagataataaatatgtacatatgtataaagtCAATCGTCTTCTAAATCATTGCCTTTCTTTGAAGTGCTCTCTGCATGCTTTTCCTCTTCCTTATAATGTCTATATTCCGGTTTCAATTCCCACATATTTCTGTGAGGATTTTTTGAGTTATAATTACAAACTTCTGTAAGAATTTCCTTTAGATAAACctaaaatttgcatattatttaatattagatacataaaattaatttttcaaagaataaactatgtattctaaattatcgcataaatagacaaaaaatatatttacaacagGTTGCTTTGTGATTTTTACAAGATCCTTTATATTGTAATACTGATGTTTCTCAAATGCCGCGAAAAGCATATCGAGCACAGCATCCTTATCATCTCTCATTTTCTTTCCTTCTGCTTTTTTCTTTTCAGCGTACTCGAtctaaaaaacgtaaaaaattttactatgtgTGTGAAAGATCAAattagcaatataaaaaataataataaaaataatgcttacaTTGTGTTTATGATCTGATACAGGCTTGAAGTTTTGCACAACTCTATCTAACTGTTGGACCTGTCTCTGTGGTACAGAAGCTCTCTTGATACTTTCTAGTTTTAACTtcatataacaat
The window above is part of the Solenopsis invicta isolate M01_SB chromosome 8, UNIL_Sinv_3.0, whole genome shotgun sequence genome. Proteins encoded here:
- the LOC105196008 gene encoding general transcription factor IIF subunit 2, whose product is MSANVPHMERELDLSNAGRGVWLVKVPKYIANKWEKAPGNIEVGKLTITKNPRQKAEVSLRLSEAVLALKEPGEGEIPKQHRLDVTTVTRQTLGVFSHVPASTSSDAIVPETEKLFMEGRIVQKLECRPYADNCYMKLKLESIKRASVPQRQVQQLDRVVQNFKPVSDHKHNIEYAEKKKAEGKKMRDDKDAVLDMLFAAFEKHQYYNIKDLVKITKQPVVYLKEILTEVCNYNSKNPHRNMWELKPEYRHYKEEEKHAESTSKKGNDLEDD